A part of Desulfotomaculum nigrificans DSM 574 genomic DNA contains:
- the secF gene encoding protein translocase subunit SecF: MFHIIKLRKIWYIISLAIIVVGIISLATQGLNKGIDFTGGNIIELKFNKPTSMQDVRAALTEYKLEDSQVQSSGDNSYLIRTRALSQEESDKAFNGISQKLGGATMLRNELVGPVIGKELTQKAILALVVASVLMIIYITWRFEFLQGIAAILALLHDVLVMVGLASLFQIEIDSTFVAAVLTIIGYSINDTIVIFDRIRENMRLHRKEELIDVINGALWQTMARSINTVLTVVFVLVSLFFLGGSTIHNFVGLLLIGVISGAYSSIFNASPLWYDFRRMQKQRKRQVKAAA, encoded by the coding sequence ATGTTTCATATCATTAAACTGCGTAAAATTTGGTACATTATCTCCCTGGCCATTATTGTTGTAGGTATCATTTCACTGGCCACCCAGGGTTTAAACAAGGGTATTGATTTTACCGGTGGTAACATTATTGAGTTAAAGTTTAACAAGCCTACTTCAATGCAGGATGTGCGGGCTGCCCTGACAGAGTACAAGTTAGAGGATAGCCAAGTGCAGAGCAGTGGAGATAATTCTTATCTTATTCGCACCAGGGCACTTTCCCAGGAGGAAAGTGATAAAGCCTTTAATGGTATCAGCCAAAAGTTAGGTGGTGCTACCATGCTGCGTAACGAGTTGGTGGGACCGGTAATTGGTAAGGAACTGACTCAAAAGGCTATTCTGGCCCTGGTGGTAGCATCTGTCTTGATGATTATCTATATCACCTGGCGTTTTGAATTCCTGCAGGGTATTGCCGCTATCCTGGCCTTGTTGCACGACGTACTGGTGATGGTAGGTTTAGCTTCCCTATTCCAAATTGAAATTGACAGCACTTTCGTAGCTGCCGTATTAACCATCATTGGTTATTCCATTAACGACACCATCGTTATCTTCGATAGGATTCGTGAAAACATGCGGTTGCATAGAAAAGAGGAACTAATTGATGTGATTAACGGTGCCTTGTGGCAGACCATGGCCCGTTCAATTAACACCGTGCTGACAGTGGTGTTTGTACTGGTGTCACTGTTCTTCCTGGGCGGCAGCACCATTCACAACTTTGTAGGCTTGCTGCTAATTGGGGTTATTAGTGGTGCTTACTCATCCATCTTTAACGCCAGCCCGCTGTGGTATGATTTCCGACGCATGCAAAAACAGCGTAAGCGGCAAGTTAAGGCTGCGGCCTAA
- a CDS encoding DUF441 domain-containing protein gives MQSGEITMIILLLVGLAARSNLISTCACILLVLQFTKLDFLFPYLETHGLELGLLFLLLSILVPIATNRISNRELLYNFTSLPGILAIIGGALATHLNSEGLKLMQIEPSIIFGLIIGSVIGIFFFNGQPVGPLMAAGVAALFFEVLSWFT, from the coding sequence ATGCAATCCGGTGAAATAACCATGATTATTTTACTACTGGTGGGGTTGGCTGCCCGTTCCAATCTAATCTCCACCTGTGCCTGTATTCTGCTGGTACTGCAATTTACTAAGCTTGACTTTCTGTTTCCTTATTTAGAAACCCATGGGCTGGAGCTGGGGCTACTTTTTTTACTGCTGTCTATTCTAGTGCCTATAGCCACTAACCGGATCTCTAACCGGGAATTGCTTTACAATTTCACCTCATTACCGGGCATTTTAGCCATCATCGGAGGGGCCTTAGCCACCCATTTAAATAGTGAAGGACTAAAATTAATGCAGATAGAACCCAGCATTATTTTTGGTCTTATTATTGGCTCGGTTATCGGTATATTTTTCTTTAACGGTCAGCCTGTGGGACCTTTGATGGCCGCCGGGGTGGCAGCTCTTTTTTTTGAGGTGCTCAGTTGGTTTACCTAA
- the queA gene encoding tRNA preQ1(34) S-adenosylmethionine ribosyltransferase-isomerase QueA, with the protein MRLSDYDYQLPEELIAQEPLVNRDQSRLMVVHKDNQNFEHKHFKDIINYLQPGDVLVLNDTKVIPARIFGTRIATGAKIEVLLLRQLTANRWETLVKPGKKARVGDILDFGQGQMQGKILDHTDVGGRIIEFSFREPFVQVLERIGTMPLPPYIKKPLADQQRYQTVYARQEGSAAAPTAGLHFTPELLAEIRSRGVITVNVLLHVGLGTFRPVQVEDITQHHMHEEYYEVTPEAAEKINTARERGGRIIAVGTTSVRCLETSANQAGQVLAGSGLTDIFIYPGYRFKVVEGLITNFHLPKSTLLMLVSALAGREKILAAYQEAVRQRYRFFSFGDAMLII; encoded by the coding sequence TTGCGGCTATCTGATTATGATTACCAACTTCCCGAAGAATTAATTGCCCAAGAACCCCTGGTCAACCGGGATCAATCCAGGTTGATGGTGGTTCATAAGGACAACCAAAATTTTGAACATAAGCATTTTAAAGACATTATTAATTACCTGCAGCCAGGGGATGTGCTGGTATTAAACGATACCAAGGTGATACCGGCGCGTATCTTTGGTACCAGGATTGCTACCGGGGCTAAAATTGAGGTGCTGCTTTTGCGGCAGTTGACCGCTAATCGCTGGGAAACCCTGGTAAAGCCTGGCAAAAAGGCCAGGGTGGGAGATATCCTGGATTTTGGCCAGGGCCAAATGCAGGGAAAAATCTTAGATCATACTGATGTGGGGGGCCGCATCATTGAATTTAGTTTCCGGGAACCTTTTGTGCAAGTGCTAGAACGGATAGGAACCATGCCGTTACCGCCTTACATTAAGAAGCCACTGGCAGATCAACAGCGCTACCAGACGGTTTACGCCCGGCAAGAGGGGTCTGCAGCGGCCCCCACTGCCGGGCTTCACTTTACTCCGGAACTATTGGCAGAAATTAGATCCAGGGGTGTTATCACGGTGAATGTTTTATTGCATGTGGGTCTCGGCACCTTTCGCCCGGTGCAGGTGGAGGATATTACCCAGCACCATATGCATGAGGAATACTATGAAGTAACCCCTGAAGCAGCGGAAAAAATTAATACAGCCAGGGAACGGGGCGGACGCATCATTGCAGTGGGTACCACCAGTGTGCGGTGTTTGGAAACATCTGCGAACCAGGCTGGACAGGTGTTGGCAGGCTCGGGTCTGACTGATATTTTTATCTATCCGGGCTATAGGTTTAAGGTGGTGGAAGGGCTGATTACTAATTTCCATCTGCCCAAGTCCACCCTGCTAATGCTGGTGAGTGCCCTGGCAGGGAGGGAAAAGATTTTAGCGGCCTATCAAGAAGCGGTACGACAAAGATATCGGTTTTTTAGTTTTGGTGATGCAATGCTAATTATTTAG
- the secD gene encoding protein translocase subunit SecD, protein MKWGSVLKLFAVIAAVAVIAVFSVQPVFPNVKWLPLTKGIPLGLDLQGGVHVTLEAKDTPQAKVNDDTMKQLKEVIERRVNAFGVSEPIIQQEGKNRLIVELAGIKDPDQAVRDIVKTAFLEFKTQDGKTILTGADLKNAVEGKDPTTGQIEVDLEFNSEGTKKFAEATTANVGKPIAIILDGKVLQNPTVQEPITGGKARITGYHDLNEAHTIAVLLKSGALPLKTDVIEKRTVGPSLGADSLNKSVKAGIVGLIAIALFMFGYYRLPGLVADFALVVYALIVLAIYAAMHVVLTLPGIAAFILSMGMAVDANVIIFERLKEELRTGKTLRSAIDAGFKRAFVAILDSNVTTLLAAAVLFYFGSGPIKSFAVALSVGILTSMFTAISFTRWMLHNTANTGIKNTKLYGA, encoded by the coding sequence ATGAAATGGGGCAGCGTCCTTAAACTGTTCGCAGTTATTGCTGCTGTTGCGGTTATCGCAGTATTTAGTGTACAACCCGTCTTCCCGAATGTAAAATGGCTACCGTTAACCAAGGGTATCCCCTTGGGATTGGACCTGCAGGGTGGGGTTCATGTGACCCTGGAAGCTAAGGATACCCCGCAGGCTAAAGTGAATGACGATACTATGAAGCAGCTCAAAGAAGTTATTGAGCGCCGGGTAAACGCCTTCGGTGTTTCCGAGCCAATTATTCAACAGGAAGGCAAAAACCGGCTGATTGTGGAGCTGGCTGGTATTAAAGACCCCGACCAAGCTGTCCGAGACATTGTAAAAACAGCCTTTTTGGAATTTAAGACCCAGGATGGCAAAACCATCTTAACCGGTGCTGACTTAAAGAACGCGGTGGAGGGTAAGGATCCTACCACCGGTCAGATAGAAGTTGATTTAGAATTTAACAGTGAAGGTACCAAGAAATTTGCTGAAGCCACCACCGCCAATGTAGGTAAACCTATTGCGATTATCTTGGACGGAAAGGTTTTACAAAATCCAACTGTACAAGAACCCATCACCGGTGGTAAAGCTCGTATTACCGGCTATCATGATCTAAATGAAGCTCACACTATTGCAGTTCTGCTGAAGTCCGGTGCCCTGCCCCTGAAAACAGATGTTATTGAAAAACGCACTGTTGGCCCCAGCTTGGGTGCCGACTCCCTGAACAAGTCTGTGAAAGCTGGTATCGTTGGCTTGATTGCCATCGCCTTGTTTATGTTTGGTTACTACCGGTTGCCTGGCTTGGTGGCTGACTTTGCCCTGGTGGTTTATGCCTTGATTGTACTGGCTATTTATGCGGCCATGCATGTGGTGTTGACCCTGCCGGGAATTGCTGCCTTCATACTGTCCATGGGTATGGCGGTGGACGCTAACGTAATTATTTTTGAACGTTTAAAAGAAGAGCTAAGAACCGGCAAGACCCTGCGTTCAGCCATTGATGCCGGATTTAAACGAGCCTTTGTGGCCATCTTGGACTCCAACGTGACAACTTTGTTGGCCGCCGCCGTGCTGTTCTACTTTGGTAGCGGGCCAATTAAGAGCTTTGCTGTGGCTCTTTCGGTAGGTATTTTGACCAGTATGTTTACAGCCATTTCCTTTACCCGGTGGATGCTGCACAACACAGCCAATACCGGTATCAAGAACACCAAACTTTATGGGGCGTAA
- a CDS encoding phosphosulfolactate synthase, with the protein MIKSGARKSWQEMIQFPLGNRYQKPRSTGVTMIIDKGLGLGETRDLLNLAGDYIDFVKLGFGTSALYFNEVLEEKINLVTSHGIDIYPGGTFLEVAILQDKLREYLAMARDFGFTAIEISDGTIELSPPTRAAAIAMAADIGFKVLTEVGKKDPNDAFEIKEIVQLVKQDILSGASYVIVEGRESGKSVGLYDQDGNLRMSDLEELVHSLDNTEQLIWEAPMKEQQQELIIRFGPNVSIGNVNPHEVLALEALRVGLRADTLKTVLQRQK; encoded by the coding sequence ATGATTAAAAGTGGGGCAAGGAAATCCTGGCAGGAAATGATCCAATTCCCCCTGGGTAACCGATATCAAAAACCCCGTTCAACCGGTGTCACCATGATCATTGATAAGGGCTTGGGTTTAGGTGAAACCCGTGATTTACTTAATCTTGCCGGTGATTATATTGATTTCGTAAAGTTAGGCTTTGGCACCTCAGCCCTTTATTTTAACGAGGTGTTAGAAGAGAAGATTAATTTAGTAACTTCGCACGGAATTGATATTTACCCCGGTGGTACATTTTTAGAAGTGGCAATTTTACAGGACAAGCTGAGGGAATATTTGGCAATGGCCAGGGATTTCGGTTTTACCGCCATTGAGATATCAGACGGTACCATTGAGCTGAGTCCCCCTACCAGAGCCGCTGCCATAGCCATGGCGGCGGACATAGGTTTTAAGGTACTCACTGAAGTTGGCAAAAAAGACCCAAACGATGCCTTTGAAATTAAAGAAATTGTTCAGTTAGTTAAACAAGATATTCTATCCGGAGCATCTTACGTAATTGTAGAAGGCCGGGAATCCGGTAAGTCCGTTGGCCTTTATGACCAGGATGGTAACCTGAGGATGTCCGACCTGGAAGAACTGGTACACAGTCTGGATAACACTGAACAATTAATTTGGGAAGCTCCCATGAAAGAACAACAGCAGGAACTAATCATTCGTTTTGGACCTAACGTCAGCATTGGCAATGTCAATCCCCATGAAGTTTTAGCTCTGGAGGCCCTGCGGGTGGGACTACGGGCGGATACCCTTAAGACAGTTCTGCAAAGACAAAAATAA
- a CDS encoding RluA family pseudouridine synthase, whose amino-acid sequence MDSYLFEVDQENAKSRLDVFLSGQCHDLSRSYIQRLIEEGQVTVNDLPTKANYKLRVGDRVAVEVPPAEELQVVPEPIPLDIYYEDNDVIVVNKPRGMVVHPAEGNTSGTLVNALLYHCRDLSGINGVLRPGIVHRLDKDTSGLIMVAKNDLAHNSLAQQLKDRTVTRRYRALVHNNIREEVGTVNAPIGRDPRDRQRMAVVERNSKPAVTHYRVLERFGQYTLVECRLETGRTHQIRVHMAYIGHPVVGDPKYGPTKPHFDLDGQLLHAGVLGFKHPTTGQYLEFTAPLPDIFEQVLHKLKSSGVS is encoded by the coding sequence ATGGACTCATATTTATTTGAAGTGGATCAAGAAAATGCCAAAAGCAGGTTAGATGTCTTCCTTTCCGGCCAGTGCCACGATTTAAGCCGTTCTTATATCCAGCGGTTAATTGAAGAGGGACAGGTTACAGTAAACGATCTGCCAACAAAAGCCAACTACAAGCTGCGGGTGGGGGACCGGGTAGCCGTGGAGGTTCCTCCTGCCGAGGAACTACAGGTGGTACCGGAACCTATTCCCCTGGATATTTATTATGAAGATAATGATGTTATTGTGGTTAATAAACCTCGGGGAATGGTGGTGCATCCCGCCGAGGGGAATACTTCAGGCACACTGGTAAATGCCCTGCTGTACCATTGCCGTGATTTGTCAGGTATTAACGGGGTGTTACGCCCCGGCATTGTCCATCGATTAGACAAGGATACATCAGGACTAATCATGGTGGCCAAAAATGACCTGGCCCATAATTCCTTGGCCCAACAATTAAAGGACCGGACTGTTACCAGAAGGTACCGGGCTTTAGTACATAACAATATTAGGGAAGAAGTAGGCACCGTTAACGCACCCATTGGTCGGGACCCTCGAGACAGGCAAAGGATGGCCGTGGTTGAACGAAATTCAAAGCCGGCGGTTACCCATTACCGGGTACTGGAACGGTTTGGTCAATACACCCTGGTGGAATGCCGGTTAGAAACCGGACGGACCCATCAAATCAGAGTGCATATGGCCTATATCGGCCACCCGGTGGTGGGGGACCCTAAGTATGGGCCGACCAAGCCCCATTTTGACCTGGACGGCCAACTTCTACACGCCGGGGTGCTTGGCTTTAAGCATCCCACCACCGGTCAGTACTTGGAGTTTACAGCCCCGTTGCCTGATATTTTTGAGCAAGTTTTACATAAGCTTAAGTCGTCTGGCGTTTCCTAG
- a CDS encoding DUF5665 domain-containing protein, producing MEQVKDSVSLALQKRIDQLATNMEKMKLAEYVELLGDTKRLLWVNFISGIARGLGIAVGFTILGAFLLYVLRKLVLLNLPVIGGFIAQVVQMVQIKMY from the coding sequence ATGGAACAAGTTAAGGATAGTGTTTCCTTGGCCTTACAAAAAAGAATTGATCAGCTGGCCACCAATATGGAGAAAATGAAACTGGCCGAATATGTGGAACTGTTAGGTGATACCAAACGGCTCTTATGGGTGAACTTTATTTCCGGCATTGCCCGTGGTTTAGGTATTGCCGTTGGTTTCACCATTTTGGGTGCGTTTTTGTTATATGTATTGCGTAAGCTAGTCCTGTTAAACCTGCCGGTTATCGGTGGATTCATTGCTCAGGTAGTACAGATGGTTCAGATTAAAATGTATTAA
- a CDS encoding HD domain-containing protein, which produces MSITLEDVKANPVVDACIRKGNEYLGVMGFTEHSYRHINLVSSIARNILEKLGYSHRECELAAIAGYLHDIGNVISRNDHGISGANIAFNILLNMGMPPDEVCTVVSAIANHEEQYGYPVNPVSAALIVADKSDVHRSRVRNRDFATFDIHDRVNYAASHAFVFVNDDQHTITMELNIDIEICPVMEYFEIFLTRMMLCRRAANYLGCNFELVINGAKLL; this is translated from the coding sequence ATGAGCATAACCCTGGAAGACGTAAAAGCCAACCCGGTGGTTGATGCCTGTATTCGCAAGGGAAACGAGTACTTGGGTGTGATGGGCTTCACTGAACACAGCTATCGGCATATTAATCTGGTTTCCAGCATTGCTCGGAATATTTTGGAAAAACTGGGCTACTCCCATAGAGAATGTGAATTGGCCGCTATAGCCGGCTACCTGCATGATATCGGTAATGTCATTAGTCGTAACGATCACGGTATCTCCGGAGCCAATATTGCATTTAACATATTGTTAAACATGGGCATGCCTCCGGATGAAGTCTGTACGGTGGTTTCTGCCATTGCCAACCACGAAGAGCAGTATGGTTATCCGGTAAATCCTGTTTCCGCTGCGCTGATTGTGGCTGACAAGTCGGATGTGCATCGGTCCCGGGTGCGTAACCGTGACTTTGCCACCTTTGACATCCATGACCGGGTTAATTACGCAGCCTCTCACGCTTTTGTTTTTGTCAATGATGACCAGCACACCATAACAATGGAATTAAACATAGATATTGAGATATGTCCAGTAATGGAGTACTTTGAAATATTCCTTACCAGAATGATGCTCTGTCGGCGGGCAGCTAACTACCTTGGCTGTAACTTTGAGCTGGTAATCAACGGCGCAAAATTGCTCTAA
- a CDS encoding ACT domain-containing protein, translating into MLDKIIAEQPSNRIIVTVIGQDRVGIIASVSGVLAQNNVNILDISQTILQGFFAMVLVADMEKSTVDLGGLKEKLNQLGQGLGVKIDAQHEDAFRYMHRI; encoded by the coding sequence ATGCTAGACAAGATTATTGCTGAGCAACCTAGCAACCGTATTATTGTCACAGTTATCGGACAGGATCGGGTTGGTATTATCGCCAGTGTATCAGGTGTTTTAGCACAAAACAATGTGAATATCCTGGATATCAGCCAGACCATTCTGCAGGGTTTCTTTGCTATGGTGCTGGTGGCAGATATGGAAAAGAGTACCGTTGACCTGGGCGGCTTAAAGGAAAAACTTAATCAGCTGGGCCAAGGGCTGGGGGTAAAAATTGACGCCCAACATGAGGATGCCTTCCGTTATATGCATCGTATATAA
- a CDS encoding PFL family protein, with amino-acid sequence MYTLNEVLETIRMVQEENLDIRTITMGISLRDCTDSNYQKSCQKIYDKITSLAKDLVKTGEEIEREYGIPIINKRISVTPISLVAESSNADDYTPFAEAMDRAAKEVGVNFIGGFSALVQKGLTKGDRILIDSIPVALSTTERVCSSVNVASTHSGINMDAVYRMGQIVKECAQRTADKDGLACAKLVVFCNVPEDNPFMAGAFHGIGEPECVINVGVSGPGVVKNAVEKVNGSDFGTLAETVKKTAFKITRMGELVGRAAAKKLGVPFGIVDLSLAPTPAVGDSVAEVLEAMGLERCGTHGTTAALALLNDAVKKGGAMASSYVGGLSGAFIPLSEDAGMIRAAECGALTLEKLEAMTCVCSVGLDMIAIPGDTPAETIAAIIADEMAIGMINSKTTAVRIIPAPGKKVGDRVEFGGLLGYAPVIPVKEFSARAFVSRGGRIPAPINSLKN; translated from the coding sequence ATGTACACTTTAAATGAAGTGCTAGAGACAATCAGGATGGTGCAGGAAGAAAATTTGGATATCCGCACCATAACCATGGGTATTAGTTTGCGGGACTGTACTGACTCTAATTACCAAAAATCTTGTCAAAAAATCTATGATAAAATTACTTCACTGGCTAAGGATCTGGTAAAAACCGGGGAGGAGATTGAACGGGAATATGGCATACCCATCATTAACAAGCGCATCTCGGTAACTCCCATATCCCTTGTGGCGGAGAGCAGTAATGCAGATGACTACACCCCTTTCGCCGAGGCCATGGATCGGGCAGCCAAAGAAGTTGGTGTGAATTTTATTGGTGGTTTTTCGGCGCTGGTGCAAAAGGGCTTGACCAAAGGTGACCGTATTTTAATTGATTCCATTCCCGTTGCTCTATCCACCACCGAACGGGTTTGTTCTTCAGTTAATGTTGCCTCCACCCATTCCGGGATTAACATGGATGCCGTTTACCGGATGGGTCAAATTGTTAAGGAATGCGCCCAGCGCACCGCTGATAAGGACGGTTTGGCCTGTGCTAAACTGGTGGTCTTCTGCAACGTGCCGGAGGATAATCCCTTTATGGCCGGTGCTTTTCACGGGATAGGGGAACCTGAATGTGTCATAAACGTAGGGGTAAGTGGTCCCGGTGTGGTTAAAAATGCCGTAGAAAAAGTTAATGGGTCTGATTTTGGTACCCTGGCGGAAACTGTTAAAAAGACCGCCTTTAAAATAACCAGAATGGGCGAACTGGTGGGCCGGGCGGCGGCTAAAAAACTAGGTGTACCCTTTGGCATTGTAGACCTTTCCCTGGCCCCCACACCGGCCGTAGGTGATAGTGTAGCTGAAGTACTGGAAGCCATGGGACTGGAGCGCTGCGGTACCCACGGTACCACAGCGGCCTTGGCTCTGCTCAATGACGCCGTGAAAAAAGGCGGTGCCATGGCATCTTCATATGTAGGGGGACTTTCCGGCGCTTTTATTCCACTTAGCGAAGATGCTGGGATGATCCGAGCCGCTGAGTGTGGGGCTTTAACCCTGGAAAAATTGGAGGCCATGACCTGTGTTTGTTCAGTGGGTCTGGACATGATCGCCATCCCTGGCGATACACCAGCCGAAACCATTGCTGCCATTATTGCCGATGAAATGGCCATTGGTATGATTAATAGCAAAACCACTGCTGTTCGCATCATCCCGGCACCAGGTAAAAAGGTGGGGGACAGAGTGGAATTTGGCGGTCTGCTGGGATATGCTCCCGTCATTCCGGTAAAAGAATTCTCCGCCAGGGCATTTGTTTCCCGCGGAGGTCGTATTCCCGCTCCTATTAACAGTTTGAAAAACTAA
- the yajC gene encoding preprotein translocase subunit YajC, producing MNLQGSAGMIIYLVALFAILYFLMIRPQQKRQKQHAAMINALKVGDNIITVGGLLGSIIKIKENTVILRVADKVHIEILKNAISQVTEKKSDEA from the coding sequence TTGAATTTACAAGGAAGCGCAGGTATGATTATTTATCTGGTGGCGCTGTTTGCCATTCTTTATTTCTTAATGATTAGACCGCAGCAAAAGCGCCAGAAACAGCATGCGGCCATGATTAATGCTCTCAAAGTGGGCGATAATATCATCACTGTGGGAGGTCTTCTCGGTTCTATAATTAAGATTAAGGAAAATACCGTTATCTTAAGAGTGGCGGATAAAGTGCATATTGAGATATTAAAGAACGCCATCTCTCAGGTGACCGAGAAGAAGAGCGATGAAGCTTAA
- the tgt gene encoding tRNA guanosine(34) transglycosylase Tgt codes for MPVKITIDKEEKHTRARLGRLSTPHGVVETPIFMPVGTQATVKTMTPDEVKQTGGRLILSNTYHLYLRPGHELVKEAGGLHKFMNWDGPILTDSGGFQVFSLGPLRTITEEGVTFRSHIDGSKHYFTPERVMEIEEALGADIAMAFDECAPYPCDREYALAALERTTRWAERCKKAHKREDQALFGIVQGSVYHDLRERSARELIDLDFPGYGIGGLSVGEPKEVMYDVLDHLMPIMPKDKPRYLMGVGSPDCLIEGVIRGVDMFDCVLPTRIARNGTVFTHKGRLTVRNAEYARDFRPLDEQCDCYACRNFTRAYIRHLIKANEILGIRLTTIHNLHFLQRLMEKIREAIREDRLLQYRAEFLEQFNNG; via the coding sequence ATGCCAGTTAAAATTACTATAGATAAAGAAGAAAAACATACCCGAGCCAGGTTAGGAAGACTTTCTACTCCCCACGGGGTGGTGGAGACGCCCATTTTTATGCCTGTGGGAACCCAGGCCACCGTCAAAACCATGACCCCGGATGAAGTAAAACAAACCGGCGGGCGGTTAATTTTAAGCAATACCTATCATCTTTATTTGAGGCCGGGACATGAGTTGGTTAAAGAAGCCGGCGGCTTACATAAGTTTATGAATTGGGACGGGCCGATTTTAACCGATAGTGGCGGGTTTCAAGTCTTTAGCCTGGGACCGCTGCGCACCATAACCGAGGAAGGAGTTACTTTCCGATCCCATATTGACGGTTCTAAACACTATTTTACCCCGGAAAGGGTTATGGAAATTGAAGAGGCATTGGGGGCGGATATCGCCATGGCCTTTGATGAATGTGCGCCTTATCCCTGTGACCGTGAATATGCCTTAGCCGCCCTGGAACGTACTACTCGCTGGGCCGAACGTTGTAAGAAGGCGCATAAACGAGAGGACCAGGCTTTGTTTGGTATTGTACAGGGCAGCGTGTATCACGACCTCAGGGAACGCAGTGCCAGGGAATTAATTGATTTGGATTTTCCCGGTTACGGTATTGGTGGACTGTCGGTGGGCGAGCCCAAAGAAGTGATGTATGATGTCCTGGATCATCTGATGCCCATTATGCCCAAAGACAAGCCCCGCTATCTAATGGGAGTGGGGTCACCGGACTGTTTAATTGAAGGAGTTATTCGCGGTGTAGATATGTTTGATTGTGTGCTGCCAACTCGCATTGCCCGTAATGGCACGGTGTTCACCCACAAAGGTCGGCTAACGGTGCGTAATGCCGAGTATGCCCGGGATTTTAGACCTTTGGATGAACAATGTGACTGCTATGCTTGCCGTAATTTTACGCGGGCCTATATTCGTCACCTGATCAAAGCAAATGAAATTTTAGGAATTAGACTGACAACCATACATAACCTGCATTTTCTGCAACGCTTAATGGAAAAAATAAGAGAAGCTATTCGTGAAGATCGATTGTTGCAATATAGGGCGGAGTTTCTGGAACAATTTAATAATGGTTAA
- a CDS encoding cell wall hydrolase, whose translation MFLRSRLLLLTILFSLTLPAALAYASDYTVAAGDSLFLISQRYGTTVEAIKSVNQLKGDLIYPGQKLTIPDRYYTVQPGDSLYLIGQRFNLSYQEILRANSMSSTVIYPGQVLRIPARENVSRGTVDRGSTPYNARDLDLLARLITAEADSESYLTKVAVGAVVLNRVKSPLFPNSIAGVIYQVDETGRYQFEPVLNGWINVHASPDSIRAAKEALNGADPTKGALYFFESWVPNKFLRSRPVSMVSDSFTFAY comes from the coding sequence ATGTTTTTACGATCACGCTTGTTGCTTTTAACCATATTGTTTTCGCTAACCCTGCCAGCTGCCTTGGCCTATGCATCAGATTATACCGTAGCGGCGGGTGATTCACTTTTCCTTATCTCCCAGAGATACGGCACCACTGTGGAAGCAATCAAGTCAGTTAACCAACTAAAAGGAGACTTGATTTACCCGGGTCAAAAACTGACCATACCGGACCGTTATTATACTGTCCAACCGGGGGACAGCCTCTATTTAATTGGACAAAGGTTTAACCTTTCCTATCAAGAAATCCTTCGCGCCAACAGCATGAGTAGCACAGTTATCTACCCCGGCCAGGTGCTGCGGATTCCCGCCCGGGAAAATGTGAGCCGTGGTACTGTGGACAGGGGAAGCACACCGTATAACGCCCGGGATTTAGATTTGTTAGCTCGTTTAATTACCGCCGAAGCAGACTCGGAATCCTACCTAACCAAGGTAGCTGTGGGTGCCGTAGTGTTAAACCGGGTGAAAAGCCCGCTATTTCCCAACAGTATTGCCGGGGTAATATATCAGGTTGACGAGACCGGTAGGTATCAATTTGAGCCGGTGTTAAACGGCTGGATTAATGTCCATGCATCACCGGACTCCATTAGAGCGGCCAAAGAAGCTTTGAACGGAGCGGACCCCACCAAAGGTGCACTTTATTTCTTTGAATCCTGGGTACCTAACAAATTTCTTCGTTCACGGCCAGTAAGTATGGTAAGCGATAGTTTTACCTTTGCATATTAG